The DNA segment AGTAGATGGATAGTATATATAGTGTAAATATTGAAAGAGCTGTTTTAAGCTCAATTCTTTTTAATCCCGAAGAGATTGAAGATGTTTTAGGGGTTTTAAAACCAAAAGATTTTTATCTGCCTGCGCACCAAAAGATTTTTGATGTAATGGTAAAACTTCATAGTTCAGATATGCCAATTGATGAAGAGTTTATTAGAAAAAGAGTTGATTCAAAAGATGTTGATGACTCAATATTATTAGAAATCTTGTCTGCAAACCCAATTACAAATACTTTAGCATATGTACGAGAGATAAAAGATGGTGCAGTTAAAAGAGAACTTGCTAACTTAGCAACAACTATTAAAAAAGTTGCTCTAGAAGATGAAACAAGTGCAAATGATGCTTTAGATGTAGTGCAAGGGGAGCTTTACAAAATCTCAACAGATAGTGCAACTTCAGAGCTAAAAAATATGGAAGTTGTAACAGGAGATACCCTTTCATATATTAAAAAAATGAAAGAGTTGGGAAATAAACACCTAATTGGTGAAACCACAGGATTTTATGATTTAGATAAAAGAACAACTGGATTTAACCAAGGGGATTTAGTAATTATTGCAGCCCGTCCAGCAATGGGAAAAACAGCATTAGTTTTAAATATGTGCCTTAAAAATGTTGAAGCAGGAAAAGGTGTAATCTTCTTTTCTCTGGAGATGCCAGCAGAACAACTTATGTTAAGGATGCTTGCTGCTAAAACCTCTATCCCTTTACAAAATCTTAGAAAAGGTGATTTAGATGATAATCAATGGTCAAATCTAAATGGAGCCTTTGAAGATTTAAATAGAAAAAAACTCTTTGTGGATGATGGAGGAAGTGTTAATATTAATCAATTAAGAGCTAGAGTTAGAAAACTTGCTCAAAATGAAGAGAATAAAATCTCAATGGTTATTATAGATTATCTTCAACTTATGCAAGGGGTTGGAAATAAAGATAGACACCAAGAAGTATCAGATATTTCAAGGGGTTTAAAAATGCTTGCAAGGGAGATGAAAATACCAATTATTGCCCTTTCTCAGTTAAATAGGGGACTTGAAAATAGACCAGATAAAAGACCAATGTTAAGTGACTTAAGAGAATCTGGAGCAATAGAACAAGATGCAGATATTATTATGTTTGTTTATAGAGATGATGTGTACAAAGAGAGAGAAGAGGCAAGAAAAGAGAAAGAGGCATCTGATAAGGGTGAAGAGTATAAATCAAAATTCGTAAATAAACCTGTTGAAGAGGCTGAAATTATTATTGGTAAACAAAGAAACGGTCCAATAGGTACTGTAAAACTTGATTTCCAAAAACAGTTTACAAGATTTATTGATAAAGAGAATGCAAATGATGCCCCAATTGAGGTTGTTTTTGAATCAATTGCTGATACTAATAAAGAGACAAATATAGAGATACCAAATATTTTATAATGGGAAAAAAAGCAAAAAAAGTTAATTTCTAATAATTCACATAATTATTTCTTAAGATTCTAACTAATATAATTTTTATAATTATATTATAAGGAAGTAGAAATGAAAATGGCTTTTTCTCTATTAGAACTTATATTTGCCATAGTTGTTATTGGCATAATCTCTTCTTTTGCTCTTCCAAAATACTTAGATACAAGAAACCAAGCAATGGCTTCAACCATACAAAGAGATGTGGTCACTGCTATAAGTTCCATACAAACATACTACTTAATAAATAGAAAAATTGATAATATTGGGGATGCTCTTACATTAAATACTCAATATTGGCATACAGAAAAAATGAAAACTATCTTTGATGAAAATAGCAAAGATTGTGTTATTTTAGAAATTACAGATGAAAAAATTCAAATTATAGTAAATGAAGAAGCTGGTTCTGTTTGTGAAGAGCTTGTAAAAAGAGGAATAACTACACAAGATATTGATTTAATATAAATTTGATACAATGCATATATGAAATCAAAAAGGTTTAATATGCAAAGAGCAGTATTTTTGGATAGAGATGGTGTAGTTAATGTTGAAAAAAATTATACTTCTAAAATAGAAGATTTTGAATTTATTGATTCTTTATTTGATTCTTTAAAATATCTACAATCTTTAGGTTATAAACTTTTTATAATAACAAATCAATCAGGTATTGCAAGGGGTTATTATAGTATCGATGATTATAAAATATTAACAAATTGGATGATTGATAAATTAGGTGAAGAAGGCATAGTTATAGATCAAGTTGAATTTTGTCCCCATGGTCCAGAAGATAATTGCTCTTGTAGAAAACCAAAAACAGGTATGGTTGATAATATCCTTAAAAAACATGAGATTGATTTAGAAAACTCTTGGCTAATTGGTGACAAAACAGCTGATATAGAGTGTGCAAAAAATGCAAAAATAAAAAATACAATTCAAGTAAAATCGGGACATAAGTTTGATGAAAAAACTTCAATTGCAGATTTTGTATGTGATTCTATTAAAGATATAAAAAATATTATTAAAACTTGACTATTATACAATCATAATTTTTTTTTAGCTAGAATATAACTCTTTTTTTAAGAGAGATTTCTAAATAGTAAAGAGAGATTATGATATTAAACGAAGCAGATAAAAATTTAATTCAAAATTCAATTAGAGATGTACACGATTTCCCAAAAGAGGGTATTGTATTTAAAGATATTACAACCCTTTTAAACAATAAAGAAGCTTTTAAAACTCTTATGAATCACTTAGAAGAGAGATACAAATCTTATAACTTAGATTATATTTGTGGTATTGATTCTAGAGGGTTTATTTTTGGAGCAGCATTGGCGGATAGACTTGGAATTGGTTTTGTTCCTGTTAGAAAAAAAGGGAAACTTCCTAGTACAACTGTATGTGAAAAATATGAGTTAGAGTATGGTTATGATGAGGTAGAGATACATCTTGATGCTTTCCCTAAGAAAAAACCAAATGTTTTACTTATAGATGATTTAATTGCAACTGGTGGTACTGCAACCGCAGCTTCAAAACTTATAAAAAAAATTGATGCAAATTTACTTGAAGCTTGTTTTATTCTTAATCTTACATTTTTAAATGGTGTAAAAAAAGTTGAAGAGCATACAAAAGTGTATGCAGTTTTAGATATATAAAGAAGAGATTATGAAAGAGAATTATTATATTCCAAAACCTTCTAAATTTGACCCAGATGTAAATGGACATTTTGGCAAATTTGGGGGAAGATATGTTCCAGAAACCTTGATGCCAATTCTAATTGAGTTAGAAGAGAGTTATAAAAAATTTAGATTTGATAAAGAGTTTTGGAAAGAGGTTGATTATCTATTAAAAGATTATGTGGGAAGAGAATCTCCACTATATTTTGCAAAAAATATTAGTGACGAAATAGGTGCTAAAGTCTATTTAAAAAGAGAAGATTTAAACCACACAGGAGCTCATAAAGTAAATAATGTTATTGCCCAAGGGCTTCTTGCAAAAAAACTTGGAAAAACAAAAGTTATTGCTGAAACTGGTGCTGGACAACATGGAGTTGCAACTGCTACAATTGCTGCACTTCTAGGTTTAGAATGTACAGTTTTTATGGGTGCAAAAGATGTTGAAAGACAAGAGTTAAATGTGTTTAGAATGAAACTTCTAGGAGCAAAAGTTGTCCCTGTTAAAAGTGGAAGTAAAACACTTAAAGATGCTATGAACGACGCAATTAGATACTGGGTTACAAATGCAAGAGACACTTTTTATATAATTGGAACTGTTGCAGGTCCTCACCCATATCCTATGATGGTTAGAGATTTTCAAAGTATTATTGGTTGGGAAGCTAGAAGACAGATACAAGAGAAAGAGGGAAGACTTCCTGATTTCGTCATTGCATGTATTGGTGGTGGTTCTAATGCAATAGGTTCTTTTTCTCACTTTTTAGAAGATAAAGAAACTAAATGTATTGGAATTGAAGCTGGTGGATTTGGTATTGATACTAATAAACATGGATGTTCACTTAAAAAAGGAACTCCAGGGGTTTTACATGGTCAGTGTTCATATCTTCTTCAAGATGAGGATGGACAAGTTTTAGAAGCACACTCAATTTCTGCTGGACTTGATTATCCAGGGATTGGTCCAGAACACTCATTTTTAAATGATGAGGGTGTAGTTGATTATGATAATATTACAGATCAAGAGGCAATGGATGCTTTTGTATGGCTTAGTCAAAAAGAGGGAATTATTCCAGCATTTGAAAGTGCCCATGCAGTTGCTTATTTAAAAAAAGCAAAAGAGAAATTCAAAAATAAATTATTAATTATTACCATCTCTGGACGTGGTGATAAGGATATGGTTCAAGCAAAAGAGATACTACACTTTAGTTAGGGTTTAAAATGAGAGAAAAAATTCAAAATAATTCAGGGAAAATCCTATTTGTAGTGGTGGCTCTTTTTATTATATTTTTAGGTTATAATCTATACTTAGCCCCGGTAGAAGGAATTGAAAATAAATTTGTGTATCTTCTTAAAACTTATGGATACATAATTTTATTTGCATGGAGTATTTTAGAGGGTGAGGCTGGTTTGATTATGGCTGGACTGCTTTCTCATGTAAGTCACATGAATCTTTATATGGCAATTTTTGTTGCTGGACTTGGAGGATTTACAGGAGATCAGATATATTTTTATATAGGCAGATTTAATAAAGCTTATGTTCATAAAAATTTTAAAGAGCAAAGAAGGAAGTTTGCTTTAGCACACCTTCTTTTAATGAGATATGGATGGCCAATAATTTTTGTACAGAGATATATGTACGGGATGAGAACAATTATACCAATATCTATTGGTCTAACAAGATATAGTGCAAAAACCTTTGCATTTATTAATTTAATTTCGGCTTGGGTTTGGGCAG comes from the Halarcobacter ebronensis genome and includes:
- a CDS encoding replicative DNA helicase, which encodes MDSIYSVNIERAVLSSILFNPEEIEDVLGVLKPKDFYLPAHQKIFDVMVKLHSSDMPIDEEFIRKRVDSKDVDDSILLEILSANPITNTLAYVREIKDGAVKRELANLATTIKKVALEDETSANDALDVVQGELYKISTDSATSELKNMEVVTGDTLSYIKKMKELGNKHLIGETTGFYDLDKRTTGFNQGDLVIIAARPAMGKTALVLNMCLKNVEAGKGVIFFSLEMPAEQLMLRMLAAKTSIPLQNLRKGDLDDNQWSNLNGAFEDLNRKKLFVDDGGSVNINQLRARVRKLAQNEENKISMVIIDYLQLMQGVGNKDRHQEVSDISRGLKMLAREMKIPIIALSQLNRGLENRPDKRPMLSDLRESGAIEQDADIIMFVYRDDVYKEREEARKEKEASDKGEEYKSKFVNKPVEEAEIIIGKQRNGPIGTVKLDFQKQFTRFIDKENANDAPIEVVFESIADTNKETNIEIPNIL
- a CDS encoding type II secretion system protein, with product MKMAFSLLELIFAIVVIGIISSFALPKYLDTRNQAMASTIQRDVVTAISSIQTYYLINRKIDNIGDALTLNTQYWHTEKMKTIFDENSKDCVILEITDEKIQIIVNEEAGSVCEELVKRGITTQDIDLI
- the gmhB gene encoding D-glycero-beta-D-manno-heptose 1,7-bisphosphate 7-phosphatase yields the protein MQRAVFLDRDGVVNVEKNYTSKIEDFEFIDSLFDSLKYLQSLGYKLFIITNQSGIARGYYSIDDYKILTNWMIDKLGEEGIVIDQVEFCPHGPEDNCSCRKPKTGMVDNILKKHEIDLENSWLIGDKTADIECAKNAKIKNTIQVKSGHKFDEKTSIADFVCDSIKDIKNIIKT
- a CDS encoding adenine phosphoribosyltransferase; the protein is MILNEADKNLIQNSIRDVHDFPKEGIVFKDITTLLNNKEAFKTLMNHLEERYKSYNLDYICGIDSRGFIFGAALADRLGIGFVPVRKKGKLPSTTVCEKYELEYGYDEVEIHLDAFPKKKPNVLLIDDLIATGGTATAASKLIKKIDANLLEACFILNLTFLNGVKKVEEHTKVYAVLDI
- the trpB gene encoding tryptophan synthase subunit beta, whose amino-acid sequence is MKENYYIPKPSKFDPDVNGHFGKFGGRYVPETLMPILIELEESYKKFRFDKEFWKEVDYLLKDYVGRESPLYFAKNISDEIGAKVYLKREDLNHTGAHKVNNVIAQGLLAKKLGKTKVIAETGAGQHGVATATIAALLGLECTVFMGAKDVERQELNVFRMKLLGAKVVPVKSGSKTLKDAMNDAIRYWVTNARDTFYIIGTVAGPHPYPMMVRDFQSIIGWEARRQIQEKEGRLPDFVIACIGGGSNAIGSFSHFLEDKETKCIGIEAGGFGIDTNKHGCSLKKGTPGVLHGQCSYLLQDEDGQVLEAHSISAGLDYPGIGPEHSFLNDEGVVDYDNITDQEAMDAFVWLSQKEGIIPAFESAHAVAYLKKAKEKFKNKLLIITISGRGDKDMVQAKEILHFS
- a CDS encoding DedA family protein, which gives rise to MREKIQNNSGKILFVVVALFIIFLGYNLYLAPVEGIENKFVYLLKTYGYIILFAWSILEGEAGLIMAGLLSHVSHMNLYMAIFVAGLGGFTGDQIYFYIGRFNKAYVHKNFKEQRRKFALAHLLLMRYGWPIIFVQRYMYGMRTIIPISIGLTRYSAKTFAFINLISAWVWAAVTILPAWYFGEEILEVLHWAKEHWYFAAPFGLIIAGSIIFYFYKATKKKEKSLES